The Pigmentiphaga aceris DNA segment GGCGTGCGCACCATCTTCAACCTGCTGGGCCCGCTGACCAATCCGGCCGGTGCCGCCAACCAGTTGATGGGTGTGTTCCACGCCGATCTGGTCGGCATTCAGCTGCGCGTGCTGCAACGTCTGGGTTCGCGCAACGTGCTGGTGGTCTACGGCAAGGACGGCATGGATGAAGCCTCGCTCGGGGCTGGCACCCTGGTGGGCGAACTGCGCAACGGCGAGATCAGCGAATACGAAATTCACCCGGAAGATTTCGGCCTGTCGATGGTGTCCAACCGCGGCCTGCGTGTGGCAAACCGTGACGAGTCTTGCACCATGGTGCTGGAAGCCTTGTCGGGCACACCCGGCCCAGCCCGCGACATCGTGGCATTCAATGCTGGCCTGGCGCTGTACACCAGCAACCGTGCCGATTCGCTAGATGCCGGCATTCGCCTGGCATTCGAGACCATCGCCAGCGGTGCCGCACGCGCCAAGGTGGATGAGTTCGCCCGCTTCACGCAGAAGTTCGCGAAGTGAGATGTCACGGTCGACAGGCTTCACGGCCTGACGACCGCATGACAATGAATACGTCATGACATGAATACGTCATGACATGAAGAAGTCACAACCGACATCGACCTGATCACGCCAACACCACGACGCCGTTTTACGCAGATCGGACCTGCGGGTTAATCGCAAGGCGGCATCGGGCAATCGGTGTTCCAATGCCGACATCCTGACCGGATCGCATCCGGTTCTGTTCAAGCTGGCCTTGGCCGGCATCTGTATCGAGTTTTGCCCCATGAGCGATATCCTGCAGCGCATCCTGGCCGTGAAGGCTGAAGAAGTTTCCCGTGCACGCCAACTTCGCAGCGAATCCGACCTGCGTCGCGAAGCCGAAGCCCGGCGCGACGTGCGCGGATTTGCCCAGGCCATCGAAAACAAGATCGCCGGCGGATCGGCCGCCGTCATCGCCGAAATCAAGCGTGCCTCGCCGTCGAAAGGCCTGCTGCGCGAACGCTTCGTGCCCGCCGAGATCGCCGCGTCCTACGCCAAAGGCGGCGCAGCCTGCCTGTCGGTGCTGACCGACGTGCAATTCTTCCAAGGCGCAGCCGACTTCCTGCGTCAGGCGCGCGCGGCCTGCACGCTGCCGGTCCTGCGCAAAGACTTCATCATCGACAGCTACCAGGTGGTCGAAGCCCGTGCGATGGGTGCCGATTGCATCTTGCTGATCGCCGCCGCGCTCCCGCCCAGCGCACTGCACGACCTGGAAGCCTTGGCCATGGCGCTGGGCATGGACGTGCTGATCGAAGTCCACGACGCTGCCGAGCTGGAAGTGGCGCTCACCATGAAGACGCCTTTGCTCGGCATCAACAACCGCAACCTGCGCAGCTTCGAAGTGTCCTTGCAGGCCACGGTCGATCTGCTAGGCAGCATTCCCGCA contains these protein-coding regions:
- the trpD gene encoding anthranilate phosphoribosyltransferase; protein product: MITPSEALVRCIEHREIFHDEMLHLMRMLMRGEVSPPVAAALILGLRVKKETIGEIAAAASVMREFADKVEVANPDDLLDLCGTGGDGSHTFNISTTAMFVAAAAGARVAKHGNRGVSSSSGSADVLEALGVNLALNSAQVAESIEATNIGFMFAPAHHSAMKNIAVIRKELGVRTIFNLLGPLTNPAGAANQLMGVFHADLVGIQLRVLQRLGSRNVLVVYGKDGMDEASLGAGTLVGELRNGEISEYEIHPEDFGLSMVSNRGLRVANRDESCTMVLEALSGTPGPARDIVAFNAGLALYTSNRADSLDAGIRLAFETIASGAARAKVDEFARFTQKFAK
- the trpC gene encoding indole-3-glycerol phosphate synthase TrpC — translated: MSDILQRILAVKAEEVSRARQLRSESDLRREAEARRDVRGFAQAIENKIAGGSAAVIAEIKRASPSKGLLRERFVPAEIAASYAKGGAACLSVLTDVQFFQGAADFLRQARAACTLPVLRKDFIIDSYQVVEARAMGADCILLIAAALPPSALHDLEALAMALGMDVLIEVHDAAELEVALTMKTPLLGINNRNLRSFEVSLQATVDLLGSIPAGKRVVTESGILNRDDVQFMRNHGVEAFLVGEAFMRAEEPGTALSELFA